Proteins encoded by one window of Bacillus rossius redtenbacheri isolate Brsri chromosome 3, Brsri_v3, whole genome shotgun sequence:
- the LOC134530878 gene encoding uncharacterized protein LOC134530878, giving the protein MLDKKPCVDKNDRRGTPAGKLPVGDSDTVNHCSRSFSLTEPREPQLKTQAQRHEACDWPKAYTRVQGRDARTARPPRTVTSTSECSDNLTQPDGRKQRDISTLTRTNQHWQSPRVNLDTATRFSEGAASVITPRAASAPRAPVINAGPTDVAGELPGQLDVPADPGRRRAASPRLGQLEEDAAELLRVPVHLNGHPVRALADTAASQTFVAAHLVPEGDVEPYERNVQLATSGYAKNASTTKLLAWEEN; this is encoded by the coding sequence ATGCTCGACAAGAAACCATGTGTGGATAAAAATGACAGACGAGGGACGCCAGCCGGGAAACTACCAGTAGGGGACAGTGATACAGTCAACCACTGTTCCCGGAGCTTCAGCTTGACTGAACCACGTGAGCCGCAGTTGAAAACGCAGGCGCAGCGGCATGAGGCATGTGACTGGCCAAAGGCATATACCAGGGTACAGGGAAGAGACGCGCGGACAGCTAGACCCCCGAGGACTGTTACGTCGACATCAGAGTGTTCGGACAACCTGACGCAACCGGACGGACGGAAACAGCGAGATATTTCTACATTGACGCGGACAAATCAGCATTGGCAGTCGCCGAGGGTAAACCTGGACACCGCCACGAGGTTCTCCGAGGGGGCGGCGTCGGTCATCACACCCAGGGCTGCCAGCGCACCGCGAGCGCCAGTCATCAACGCCGGACCAACTGATGTCGCCGGCGAGCTGCCTGGACAACTGGACGTCCCGGCCGACCCTGGCAGACGCAGGGCTGCGTCACCGCGTCTCGGGCAGCTAGAGGAAGACGCAGCCGAGCTCCTCCGGGTGCCAGTCCACCTGAATGGGCACCCTGTTCGAGCCCTGGCGGACACGGCGGCCAGCCAGACTTTTGTTGCCGCTCACCTGGTGCCGGAGGGGGACGTGGAGCCGTACGAGAGGAACGTCCAGCTGGCAACGTCTGGGTATGCCAAG